A region of Nostoc sp. HK-01 DNA encodes the following proteins:
- a CDS encoding translation initiation factor 3, with the protein MIDHENNNRGLINTNDALELAESLELDLVVVSEGQDAPIAKILNYGKLQYQKKKRQGQSARPTVKEVRLRPNIGAADYNLRIEQAVKWLSKGDSVKFAIRLRGRENQYREQAGELLERAATALNQVGKVQSLDKRSLTAQIIPA; encoded by the coding sequence TTGATTGATCACGAAAATAACAATCGTGGTTTAATAAATACTAACGATGCTTTAGAGTTAGCCGAGAGCTTAGAGCTTGATTTAGTTGTAGTTTCTGAAGGCCAAGACGCTCCAATCGCCAAGATTCTTAACTATGGTAAGCTTCAGTATCAAAAGAAAAAGCGTCAGGGACAAAGTGCTAGACCAACCGTGAAAGAAGTTCGGCTGCGTCCTAATATTGGTGCTGCTGATTATAACTTACGTATTGAGCAAGCTGTTAAGTGGTTGAGTAAGGGTGATTCCGTCAAATTTGCTATTCGCTTACGTGGTCGAGAAAATCAATATCGTGAACAAGCAGGCGAATTGTTAGAACGGGCGGCCACTGCCTTAAATCAAGTAGGAAAAGTCCAATCACTTGATAAACGTTCACTTACGGCTCAAATTATTCCTGCTTAA
- a CDS encoding glyoxalase/bleomycin resistance protein/dioxygenase — protein sequence MQKFQLQGINHLALVCKDFEVTMSFYRDTLGLPLLKVLDLPSGGKHFFFGIGNGDCLAFFWSSKAPNAIPGISSVKLDAFLTGDIITAQGSMNHVAFNVPLEKLEEYRKKLISQGVQATPLLHHADVPGGLVSKPDHTTFMSSFYFFDPNGILLEFAANLRSFA from the coding sequence ATGCAAAAATTTCAGTTACAAGGAATTAATCATCTTGCACTTGTCTGCAAGGACTTTGAAGTTACCATGAGCTTTTACAGGGATACTCTAGGACTTCCTTTACTTAAAGTCCTAGACTTACCATCAGGTGGAAAGCACTTCTTTTTCGGTATTGGAAATGGGGATTGTTTAGCTTTTTTTTGGTCTTCAAAAGCCCCAAATGCCATACCTGGAATATCTTCTGTAAAATTAGATGCTTTTCTTACCGGGGATATTATAACTGCTCAAGGTTCTATGAATCATGTAGCTTTTAATGTTCCCTTAGAAAAGCTTGAAGAATATAGAAAAAAACTTATCTCTCAAGGAGTACAAGCAACTCCTTTACTACATCATGCAGATGTTCCAGGCGGACTAGTATCTAAGCCTGATCACACAACTTTTATGTCCTCGTTTTATTTTTTTGATCCAAATGGAATACTACTAGAGTTTGCAGCTAATTTACGTTCTTTTGCTTGA
- a CDS encoding putative glycosyl transferase, family 28, which yields MQPYCALAIGLKRAGHEVTVAANENFESFVRQFDLEFAPIAGNSQELLQSKKGMRLIAGEKVPMVSDKLLLQQMQSAIAACQGTEVIIYTPQTNWGYHIAEKLGAPCFMASVLPLTPTGTFGFLRFARTTKNPLKKIINYTSYFIAELLYWQKYRQLINSFRTETLKLPPLPFLGSRFRRKTPANVARIPVLYGFSSHVIPKPRDWPAWAYLTGFWFIDRADEYEDQAPDELLDFLGFKQAPLCFGFGSMTMPNPEYLTYYIVEALKKTHQGGIILSGWGNVGRIVNPKDSRRVFTINDVPHDWLLPQVKAMVHHGGAGTTAAVLRAGIPSVTVPFFADQPIWGQKLAQLGVSPKPIPYKEVSEKTLAAVIEVVLGDESMRLKAQELGEKIRGEDGVANAVEAFHRHLGLIG from the coding sequence GTGCAACCATACTGCGCCCTAGCTATTGGCTTGAAACGCGCAGGGCATGAGGTAACAGTGGCAGCCAACGAAAACTTTGAGTCATTCGTGAGACAGTTTGATTTGGAGTTTGCCCCTATAGCTGGCAATTCGCAAGAACTATTGCAATCAAAAAAAGGGATGCGATTGATTGCGGGAGAAAAAGTCCCGATGGTGAGTGATAAGTTGTTGCTTCAACAGATGCAGTCAGCGATCGCTGCTTGTCAAGGAACTGAAGTAATCATCTACACGCCACAGACGAATTGGGGGTATCACATCGCGGAGAAATTAGGCGCACCCTGCTTCATGGCATCGGTATTGCCGTTGACTCCCACAGGCACGTTTGGATTTTTGAGATTCGCTCGAACAACAAAAAATCCGCTAAAGAAAATCATCAACTACACCAGCTACTTCATTGCAGAGTTGTTGTACTGGCAGAAATATCGCCAACTAATCAACTCTTTCCGAACCGAAACATTGAAATTGCCGCCGCTACCGTTCTTGGGCAGTCGATTTAGGAGAAAGACTCCGGCTAACGTAGCACGAATTCCCGTACTGTATGGGTTTAGTTCGCACGTTATCCCAAAACCAAGGGACTGGCCAGCATGGGCTTATTTAACTGGTTTCTGGTTTATCGACCGTGCTGATGAATACGAAGACCAAGCCCCTGATGAACTGTTGGATTTTCTAGGATTCAAGCAAGCTCCTCTATGCTTCGGATTCGGCAGTATGACCATGCCCAACCCAGAATATCTAACGTACTACATCGTGGAAGCTCTAAAAAAAACTCATCAAGGCGGCATCATATTGTCAGGCTGGGGCAATGTGGGTCGAATAGTCAATCCCAAAGATTCACGGCGAGTGTTTACGATCAACGATGTTCCGCATGATTGGCTACTGCCTCAAGTGAAAGCGATGGTGCATCATGGCGGTGCAGGTACAACAGCGGCGGTATTAAGAGCAGGGATACCGTCAGTGACAGTCCCATTTTTCGCAGATCAACCGATTTGGGGTCAAAAGTTAGCTCAACTCGGAGTCAGCCCCAAACCGATACCGTACAAGGAAGTATCAGAAAAAACTCTAGCGGCAGTGATTGAAGTTGTACTGGGTGATGAGTCGATGCGCTTAAAAGCCCAAGAGTTAGGTGAGAAGATTCGGGGTGAGGATGGTGTGGCAAATGCGGTTGAGGCTTTCCATCGGCATTTGGGGTTGATTGGGTAG
- a CDS encoding DinB protein, whose protein sequence is MDAFYASVEQRDNPQYRGKPLVVGGSPNQRGVVAAASYEARKFGIHSAMPSVTAIAKCPELIFVRPRFDVYREVSAQIHEIFKRYTDFVEGVALDEAYLDVTENKQNIPYAYTIARYIKAEIFKETNLTATAGVSINKFLAKMASGQNKPNGLTVILPEDAAAFVEGLAIEKFHGIGEVTAAKMHSLGIHRGADLKQRSLAELTRHFGKVGHYYYKIARAEDDRIVEPNRVRKSVGAETSFTVNLSDRAILLHELEQIASIVQQRLEQNSTRGRTLTLKIKFSDYQQITRSKTLPNYTRELDIIITTATALFEAVEMENRSIRLLGIALSNLENAKQTQVIQLPLFEYVESGNC, encoded by the coding sequence ATGGATGCGTTTTACGCATCGGTAGAGCAACGGGACAACCCGCAATACCGAGGCAAGCCATTAGTGGTCGGTGGCAGTCCAAATCAAAGGGGTGTGGTCGCAGCCGCCAGCTATGAGGCAAGGAAATTCGGCATCCATTCAGCTATGCCATCAGTCACAGCGATCGCTAAATGCCCCGAATTAATCTTTGTCAGACCGAGATTTGATGTTTACCGAGAGGTGTCTGCTCAAATCCACGAAATATTCAAACGTTATACCGATTTTGTCGAAGGGGTAGCCTTGGATGAAGCATATTTAGATGTGACCGAGAATAAGCAAAATATCCCCTACGCTTACACCATTGCTCGGTACATTAAAGCAGAAATATTCAAAGAAACAAACTTAACAGCAACAGCCGGAGTATCAATCAACAAATTCCTAGCGAAGATGGCATCAGGGCAGAATAAACCCAACGGATTGACGGTGATTTTACCCGAAGATGCAGCAGCTTTTGTGGAAGGGTTAGCAATTGAGAAGTTCCACGGCATAGGGGAAGTAACAGCAGCAAAAATGCACTCTCTGGGTATTCATAGAGGTGCAGATTTGAAGCAGAGATCGCTTGCCGAGTTAACACGACATTTTGGGAAGGTAGGACATTATTATTACAAAATAGCCAGGGCGGAGGATGACCGCATAGTTGAACCGAATAGAGTTCGCAAATCAGTTGGTGCAGAAACATCATTTACGGTTAATCTGAGCGATCGCGCGATTCTGCTGCATGAACTCGAACAAATTGCTTCTATTGTCCAGCAACGACTAGAACAAAACTCCACAAGGGGACGGACGTTAACGTTAAAAATCAAATTTTCTGATTATCAACAAATCACACGCAGCAAGACTCTACCTAATTACACCCGCGAGTTAGATATCATAATCACCACAGCCACAGCACTATTTGAGGCGGTTGAGATGGAGAACCGTAGTATTAGGCTGTTAGGAATTGCATTGTCCAATCTAGAAAACGCGAAACAAACACAAGTGATTCAATTGCCATTGTTTGAGTATGTGGAGAGTGGTAATTGTTAG
- a CDS encoding deoxyribodipyrimidine photolyase-related protein: MNIGVWVLGDQLWAEQSALQSCVHLCQQTPVILIESLSHALQRPYHLQKLVLVWSAMRHFAQELRCLGWPVTYTQASDFRTPLLEWIKQYKITELRVMTPTDRPFSELIQNLNLPIGVQFTPNNRFIWSDEEFRQWAAGRKRLLMEDFYRQGRQRFNILMDGNQPIGGQWNFDKQNRKPPKGKLTLPEDLWFEPDSITQDVINFVKQSEAFKESQSYWLLEPFRWGVTRQQALQVLTFFVETRLSAFGPYQDAMVTGEQTMWHAMLSPYLNLGLLHPLEVVQKAEQAYLENQQQWELNSIEGFIRQVLGWREYMHGVYVYFQQDYSENNWFNHTHPLPAFYWTGDIQMNCLHQILTQVKQIAYAHHIQRLMVLNNFALIAGISPQELENWFHAAFIDGYDWVMQTNVLGMGQFADGGIIASKPYAASANYINNMSDYCKNCTYNHRERSTDNACPFNFFYWDFLARHYDQLKNQPRMTQILRNLERISPEELQNIRSLADNWHFIHTAADYSLTTPSTDQ, from the coding sequence ATGAATATTGGGGTTTGGGTTCTCGGTGATCAACTTTGGGCTGAACAGTCCGCACTGCAAAGTTGTGTGCATCTATGCCAACAAACTCCTGTCATTTTGATTGAATCGCTTTCCCATGCTCTGCAACGTCCTTATCATTTGCAAAAGCTAGTTTTAGTCTGGTCAGCCATGCGTCACTTCGCACAGGAACTTCGTTGTCTTGGTTGGCCAGTTACATACACTCAAGCATCAGACTTCCGCACACCTTTACTGGAGTGGATTAAGCAGTACAAAATTACCGAACTGCGCGTGATGACTCCAACAGATCGCCCATTTTCCGAGTTAATTCAAAATCTCAATCTCCCAATTGGTGTCCAATTCACCCCTAATAATCGCTTTATCTGGAGCGATGAGGAGTTCCGACAATGGGCGGCGGGTCGTAAACGCTTGCTCATGGAAGATTTTTACCGTCAAGGACGACAACGCTTCAACATTCTCATGGACGGCAATCAGCCAATTGGTGGTCAATGGAATTTTGACAAACAAAATCGTAAACCACCCAAAGGCAAGCTAACTTTACCAGAAGATCTATGGTTTGAACCGGACTCGATTACACAAGATGTTATCAATTTCGTTAAGCAATCTGAGGCATTTAAGGAAAGTCAAAGTTACTGGCTCCTTGAGCCATTCCGTTGGGGAGTCACACGTCAGCAGGCTCTACAAGTGCTGACGTTTTTTGTCGAAACTCGGCTGTCTGCTTTTGGCCCTTATCAAGACGCAATGGTCACAGGAGAGCAGACTATGTGGCACGCTATGCTTTCCCCTTATCTCAACCTAGGACTGCTTCATCCATTGGAAGTTGTTCAAAAAGCCGAGCAAGCATATCTAGAAAATCAGCAGCAATGGGAGTTAAACAGTATTGAGGGCTTTATTCGCCAAGTATTAGGTTGGCGAGAGTATATGCACGGGGTTTATGTTTACTTTCAGCAAGATTACTCTGAAAATAACTGGTTTAACCACACTCATCCTTTACCTGCGTTTTATTGGACAGGTGATATACAGATGAATTGTCTGCATCAAATTTTAACTCAGGTCAAACAAATCGCTTATGCCCACCATATTCAACGCTTGATGGTACTTAACAACTTTGCTTTGATTGCTGGCATTTCACCCCAAGAACTTGAGAATTGGTTTCATGCCGCCTTTATTGATGGCTACGATTGGGTCATGCAAACTAATGTTCTTGGTATGGGACAGTTTGCTGATGGCGGGATAATTGCTTCTAAACCCTATGCTGCTTCTGCCAATTACATCAACAACATGAGCGATTACTGCAAAAATTGTACTTACAACCATCGTGAGCGGAGTACAGATAATGCTTGTCCTTTTAACTTTTTTTACTGGGACTTCTTGGCTCGTCATTACGACCAACTGAAAAATCAGCCACGTATGACTCAAATACTACGTAACTTAGAGCGGATTTCGCCGGAAGAACTTCAAAATATTCGTTCCTTAGCTGACAATTGGCACTTCATCCATACTGCTGCTGATTACTCCCTAACTACGCCTTCAACTGATCAGTAG